In methanogenic archaeon ISO4-H5, the following are encoded in one genomic region:
- a CDS encoding transmembrane protein: MDIGLPEVMLFVGGLLSIFIVHLYRKDKDAGSYKGLLILGVIVGVVMIALAGTNYSKWPFFDSILIILAGFALVIRPFRDTDLAIIIAAVVMVVTYVFLGTLTGDLAVLGETYPRIIVSIIAGAFAFMVLNFVEKLAMLIGKILNLWPVLLILGLICLVEGILIVAGGKTVYDYIQEYTKVIAMLI; encoded by the coding sequence ATGGATATCGGATTACCCGAAGTAATGTTATTCGTCGGCGGTTTGCTGTCCATCTTTATCGTGCACTTATACCGCAAGGATAAGGATGCCGGCTCATACAAAGGACTGCTGATTTTGGGAGTAATCGTGGGAGTTGTCATGATTGCTCTCGCCGGAACCAATTATTCCAAATGGCCGTTTTTCGACTCGATTCTGATTATACTTGCCGGATTCGCTCTGGTCATCAGGCCTTTCCGTGACACGGATCTCGCGATAATCATCGCTGCCGTTGTAATGGTGGTCACGTACGTATTCCTCGGAACCCTGACCGGGGACCTGGCAGTACTCGGAGAGACCTATCCCAGGATTATCGTTTCCATCATCGCAGGCGCGTTCGCATTCATGGTACTGAACTTCGTCGAGAAGCTCGCCATGCTCATCGGAAAGATCCTGAACCTTTGGCCCGTGCTGCTGATTCTGGGTCTTATCTGTCTGGTCGAGGGAATCCTGATCGTGGCCGGCGGAAAGACCGTCTATGATTATATCCAGGAGTATACTAAAGTAATCGCGATGCTCATCTGA
- a CDS encoding sodium/proline symporter PutP, with amino-acid sequence MINYTILAVVIAYFIIVIAVGYYFYHKSTTLSDYILGGRSLNPYVTALSAQASDMSSWLLMGLPGAVYALGLGEAWIGIGLAIGSYGAWLIIAKRLRVYTEVSQNSLTLSSFFTNRYKDEKGLLRDVSAIIILVFFVVYVASGFVGAGKVFTIILGLGEDDKNIAIIVAAAVIVAYTFLGGFKAVCWTDMLQGMLMVIALVVVPIAAVATLGGWGEVTAIWDSPLSGLPEHFTSLMYDGGEKITLIAIVSLLAWGLGYFGMPHIVVRYTAIKNPNDLKISRRVATIWIVVSLACACLVGLIGRAWAIHSGTALSLIGNEETIFIAMAGALFTTVIAGIIYAAILAAVMSTADSQLLVASSAVSNDLYKRFAKNGKELSDNKLMWLSRLIVALVAVIAAIMALSGNNTIMKLVSYAWAGFGAAFGPLVLVSLFWKRANAKGALAGMIVGFITVIVWNTCLIGGGIIGGGNYCIYDTGLYELVPGFVFSLLAIILVSMFTEEPSQEILDEYQEYEDEMKRLEAE; translated from the coding sequence ATGATTAACTATACAATCCTGGCAGTAGTGATTGCGTATTTCATTATCGTTATCGCAGTTGGATACTACTTCTACCACAAATCAACCACTCTTTCCGATTACATCCTCGGCGGACGTTCTCTGAACCCTTACGTCACCGCACTCTCCGCCCAGGCATCGGATATGAGCAGCTGGCTCCTCATGGGTCTGCCCGGAGCGGTCTATGCACTCGGTCTCGGAGAGGCATGGATCGGTATCGGTCTTGCCATCGGTTCATACGGAGCATGGCTGATCATCGCCAAGAGACTCAGAGTTTATACTGAAGTCTCACAGAACTCCCTTACCCTTTCCTCCTTCTTCACCAACCGTTACAAGGATGAGAAAGGACTGCTGAGGGATGTCAGTGCAATCATCATCCTGGTCTTCTTCGTAGTCTACGTCGCATCCGGATTCGTCGGAGCGGGAAAGGTGTTCACCATCATCCTCGGCCTCGGCGAGGACGACAAGAACATCGCCATCATCGTAGCCGCCGCAGTTATTGTTGCCTACACCTTCCTCGGAGGATTCAAGGCGGTCTGCTGGACTGACATGCTCCAGGGAATGCTCATGGTCATCGCACTGGTCGTCGTGCCCATCGCCGCAGTCGCCACCCTCGGGGGCTGGGGAGAGGTCACCGCTATCTGGGACAGCCCTCTTTCCGGACTCCCCGAACACTTCACCAGCCTCATGTATGACGGCGGAGAGAAGATTACGCTGATTGCGATAGTATCGCTGCTGGCATGGGGTCTCGGTTACTTCGGAATGCCTCACATCGTCGTCAGGTACACCGCTATCAAGAACCCTAATGACCTCAAGATCTCCAGGCGTGTCGCCACCATCTGGATTGTAGTAAGCCTCGCCTGCGCATGTCTCGTCGGACTTATCGGAAGGGCCTGGGCCATCCACAGCGGTACTGCACTCTCGCTCATCGGAAACGAAGAGACCATCTTCATCGCCATGGCCGGAGCCCTGTTCACCACGGTTATCGCAGGAATCATCTACGCAGCCATCCTGGCAGCAGTCATGAGTACTGCCGACTCCCAGCTGCTCGTCGCATCCTCCGCAGTCTCCAACGACCTTTACAAGAGGTTCGCCAAGAACGGAAAAGAGCTCAGCGACAATAAGCTCATGTGGCTCTCCAGGCTCATCGTTGCTCTGGTAGCAGTCATCGCAGCCATCATGGCACTCAGCGGAAACAACACCATCATGAAGCTCGTGTCCTATGCATGGGCCGGATTCGGTGCCGCCTTCGGACCCCTCGTGCTCGTCTCCCTGTTTTGGAAGAGGGCCAACGCCAAGGGTGCCCTGGCAGGAATGATCGTAGGATTCATCACCGTCATCGTCTGGAACACCTGCCTCATCGGCGGAGGTATCATCGGAGGCGGAAACTACTGCATCTACGATACCGGACTTTACGAACTCGTGCCCGGATTCGTGTTCTCCCTCCTCGCCATCATCCTGGTGAGCATGTTCACCGAGGAGCCCTCTCAGGAAATCCTCGATGAGTACCAGGAGTACGAGGACGAAATGAAGAGACTCGAAGCCGAGTGA